The Mauremys reevesii isolate NIE-2019 unplaced genomic scaffold, ASM1616193v1 Contig1, whole genome shotgun sequence genome includes a region encoding these proteins:
- the LOC120392464 gene encoding galectin-1-like produces the protein MECGMVLTHLKVQPGECIAVKGTVPPDAKSFALNMGRAGSDLALHFNPRFESHGDARIIICNSLQGGEWGEEQREPDFPFQLGQDAKISISFDAQELTVALPGEQQLKFPNRLGLEAIEFFSVEGDFRVKSIKFK, from the exons ATGGAGTGT gggatGGTTCTGACCCACTTGAAGGTCCAGCCTGGCGAGTGCATCGCTGTGAAGGGGACAGTACCCCCAGATGCCAAGAG ctTTGCCCTGAACATGGGCCGGGCCGGCTCGGACCTGGCCCTTCACTTCAACCCCCGGTTCGAGAGCCACGGGGACGCTCGTATCATCATCTGCAACTCGCTgcagggcggggagtggggggaggagcagcGGGAGCCGGACTTCCCCTTCCAGCTGGGGCAGGATGCCAAG atcTCCATCTCCTTCGACGCCCAGGAGCTGACAGTGGCGCTgccgggggagcagcagctcaaGTTCCCCAACCggctggggctggaggccatCGAATTCTTCTCCGTGGAGGGAGACTTCAGGGTCAAGTCCATCAAGTTCAagtag